The Vicia villosa cultivar HV-30 ecotype Madison, WI unplaced genomic scaffold, Vvil1.0 ctg.001897F_1_1_3, whole genome shotgun sequence genome contains a region encoding:
- the LOC131637040 gene encoding uncharacterized protein LOC131637040, which yields MTSSETPSSQPPSQEASSAQSLVQNNVRGKTDIAWAHCTRSPDGKSLVCMYCHKSFGGGGIHRVKQHLAGIVGNVEICKKVSAEIRFQMKQHFNERSKKRKASDVVESESFTSDGGELQIGASKKNDARIGTYFLPRTTPGAQPTLKSVMQSKEVIEKCDLSIAKWFIDASIPFNAANSPYFQPAVDALCCMGAGYKVPTMHALRGNLLNKWVDDVKIQIEQYRSIWKDTGCTLMADGWTDRCRRTLINFLVYCPKGTVFIKSVDASGASKTAETLFKLFKEVVLYVGPENVVQIVTDNAANYVAAGKLLEKEFPKLFWSPCAAHCINLMLQDMGKLDEVSEAVSHASKITKYIYNHCFALYLMRQNTGGREILRPAPTRFATNFIALQSILSHKDALRAMVTSKEWTTTTYSKDVKAKQFVEQVLDSSFWSKCADIVKITEPLVRVLRIVDSEDKPAMGYLYRAMYKAREEIEKRFRRNRLKVEPYLKILDNRWDVQLRKNLHAAGYWLNPSCRFGLEYEKNKSTTQGLLDVIEKYAYDSKDLRSKLTAEMTSFKNCEGSFGRTTAVENRDEVLPDQWWDTYGTEAPNLQKLAIRILSQTCSASGCERNWSVFEHIHSKKRNRLEHQKLNDLVYVRYNLRLQNRTKKKQNYDPINFETLGDHSNWVLEDSPPFLTVEEVEALRKDLASMTIQPISNDIDELNLDEVDVEGDAPLNSGENNQSNDIIDGEDVANAIDFVHDGFDIEGDPNIEIILPPWN from the exons ATGACATCTTCTGAAACACCATCATCACAACCACCATCACAAGAAGCATCTTCAGCTCAAAGTTTAGTTCAAAATAATGTTAGAGGGAAGACTGATATAGCTTGGGCACATTGTACTAGAAGTCCTGATGGAAAATCTCTTGTTTGTATGTACTGTCACAAATCTTTTGGTGGAGGTGGAATTCATAGGGTAAAGCAACACTTGGCTGGAATAGTAGGAAATGTTGAAATTTGTAAGAAAGTGTCTGCTGAAATTCGTTTCCAGATGAAACAACATTTCAATGAGCGGAGCAAGAAAAGAAAAGCTTCGGATGTGGTTGAAAGTGAGTCATTTACTTCGGATGGAGGTGAATTGCAAATTGGTGCATCTAAAAAGAATGACGCTCGTATTGGTACTTATTTTTTACCAAGAACAACTCCGGGAGCTCAGCCTACTTTAAAAAGTGTGATGCAAAGTAAAGAAGTGATTGAAAAGTGTGATCTTTCTATTGCCAAGTGGTTTATTGATGCATCTATTCCTTTCAATGCTGCAAATTCACCATATTTTCAACCTGCAGTTGATGCTCTTTGTTGTATGGGTGCTGGATATAAAGTTCCTACCATGCATGCTCTTCGTGGTAATTTGTTAAATAAGTGGGTTGATGATGTGAAGATACAGATAGAGCAATATCGCTCTATTTGGAAGGATACAGGTTGTACTCTTATGGCAGATGGGTGGACTGATCGTTGTAGGAGAACTCTTATCAACTTTTTAGTTTATTGCCCCAAAGGAACTGTTTTCATAAAGTCTGTTGATGCTTCAGGTGCTTCTAAAACCGCAGAAACATTGTTTAAGCTTTTCAAGGAAGTAGTGTTGTATGTTGGACCGGAAAATGTTGTTCAAATTGTTACAGATAATGCTGCAAATTATGTTGCTGCTGGAAAGTTATTGGAAAAGGAGTTTCCTAAGTTGTTTTGGTCTCCTTGCGCAGCACATTGTATTAATTTGATGTTGCAAGACATGGGGAAATTGGATGAAGTAAGTGAGGCAGTGTCACATGCTTCAAAAATTACCAAATACATATATAATCATTGTTTTGCATTGTATTTGATGAGACAAAATACAGGTGGAAGAGAAATACTCCGTCCTGCTCCAACCCGCTTTGCTACTAATTTCATTGCACTGCAAAGTATTCTGTCTCATAAAGATGCACTAAGAGCCATGGTAACATCCAAAGAGTGGACAACCACAACTTATTCCAAAGATGTCAAGGCAAAGCAATTTGTGGAACAAGTCTTAGACTCAAGCTTTTGGTCTAAATGTGCTGACATAGTGAAAATTACAGAACCTCTTGTACGTGTGTTGCGTATTGTTGATAGTGAAGATAAGCCGGCTATGGGATATCTCTATCGAGCTATGTATAAAGCAAGAGAGGAGATTGAGAAGAGGTTTAGAAGAAATAGGTTGAAAGTAGAGCCTTATTTGAAGATCTTGGATAACCGTTGGGATGTACAACTTCGGAAAAATCTCCATGCTGCTGGTTATTGGTTAAATCCATCTTGTAGATTTGGTTTGGAATATGAAAAAAACAAGTCCACCACCCAAGGCCTTTTGGATGTCATTGAAAAGTATGCTTATGATAGTAAGGACTTGCGATCTAAGTTAACTGCTGAGATGACTTCATTCAAAAATTGTGAAGGTAGTTTTGGAAGGACAACAGCAGTAGAAAACCGAGATGAAGTTTTGCCAG ATCAATGGTGGGACACTTATGGAACCGAAGCGCCGAATTTGCAAAAGCTGGCTATTCGAATTTTGAGTCAAACTTGTAGTGCATCTGGTTGTGAACGAAATTGGAGTGTTTTTGAACACATTCATTCAAAAAAGAGAAATAGGTTGGAGCATCAAAAGCTTAACGATCTCGTTTATGTTCGTTACAATTTACGGCTACAAAATAG aaccaagaagaaacAAAATTATGATCCTATTAATTTTGAAACACTCGGTGATCATTCTAATTGGGTGTTGGAGGATTCACCACCATTCTTGACCGTTGAGGAGGTGGAAGCACTACGCAAAGATCTTGCTAGTATGACAATCCAACCTATTTCAAATGATATTG ATGAATTAAATTTGGATGAGGTTGATGTTGAGGGAGATGCACCACTTAACTCCGGAGAAAACAATCAAAGTAATGATATCATTGATGGGGAAGATGTTGCAAATGCGATTGATTTTGTCCATGATGGTTTTGATATTGAAGGAGATCCTAACATTGAGATAATTTTACCTCCTTGGAACTAA